One genomic window of Bacillus mycoides includes the following:
- a CDS encoding aldehyde dehydrogenase family protein has product MRFFNYINGEWREPSTNAYVKNYNPHNGEVLGEFPFSSVEDTRVAIASAKEAFHKWQKLSFQERASYLWKAAAILKEKVNEIGLDVTSEEGKTIAEGIGETKRAISILEYYAGEANQPIGELIPSANESTMLYSKRVAVGPVGLITPWNFPIAIPAWKMAPALIYGNTIVIKPAEVTPKSVYHLVNAFHEAGIPAGVINCVFGKGSEVGAELTGNPDIKAVSFTGSNHVGNIIQKAAVETQKKVQLEMGGKNPLVVLNDADIEKAVSIAIKGAFMSTGQKCTATSRVIVEEDIYEAFKGRLLQRTEALTVGNPLEQDTFMGPCVSKGQQQSILSMIEVGKGEASLLYGGSVPGEAKLERGCYVLPTIFENVDKDARIAREEIFGPVICLFKVNSYEEAVSLANDTEYGLSASICTNNLSLSQRFIDDMEVGMVHVNSETAGAEPQVPFGGMKNSSAGPREQGKAAKEFYTRIKTVYVDQV; this is encoded by the coding sequence ATACGTGAAAAATTATAATCCGCATAACGGGGAAGTACTAGGTGAATTCCCGTTTAGTTCAGTAGAAGATACACGAGTAGCAATCGCATCAGCGAAAGAAGCGTTTCATAAATGGCAAAAGTTATCGTTTCAAGAAAGAGCAAGTTATTTATGGAAAGCGGCAGCTATTTTAAAAGAAAAGGTAAATGAAATTGGCCTAGATGTAACAAGCGAAGAAGGAAAGACGATTGCGGAAGGAATAGGAGAGACGAAGCGGGCGATTAGCATTCTTGAATATTATGCCGGGGAAGCGAATCAACCGATTGGAGAGCTGATCCCGTCTGCTAATGAAAGTACAATGCTTTACAGTAAACGTGTAGCAGTAGGGCCAGTTGGATTAATTACACCGTGGAACTTTCCAATTGCGATTCCAGCGTGGAAAATGGCGCCGGCACTTATTTACGGAAATACGATTGTCATTAAGCCGGCCGAAGTTACGCCAAAATCGGTGTACCATCTTGTAAATGCCTTTCATGAGGCAGGCATTCCAGCAGGCGTTATAAATTGTGTATTCGGAAAAGGCTCTGAAGTTGGAGCAGAATTAACGGGAAATCCGGATATAAAAGCGGTATCCTTTACTGGTTCTAATCACGTTGGAAACATCATTCAAAAAGCAGCGGTTGAAACTCAGAAAAAAGTACAATTAGAAATGGGCGGAAAAAATCCGTTAGTTGTATTAAACGATGCCGATATTGAAAAGGCGGTAAGTATTGCGATAAAAGGTGCGTTTATGTCAACGGGGCAAAAATGTACCGCAACAAGTAGAGTAATCGTGGAAGAGGATATTTATGAAGCGTTCAAGGGTCGACTGTTGCAGCGCACTGAAGCTCTTACAGTTGGGAACCCGCTAGAACAGGATACATTTATGGGCCCATGTGTTTCCAAGGGTCAGCAGCAATCTATTTTATCAATGATTGAAGTAGGAAAAGGAGAAGCTAGCTTACTGTATGGAGGTAGCGTGCCAGGCGAAGCTAAACTGGAGCGAGGGTGCTATGTTTTACCGACTATTTTTGAAAATGTCGATAAAGATGCACGCATTGCGAGAGAAGAGATTTTCGGCCCAGTTATATGTTTATTTAAAGTGAATAGTTATGAAGAAGCAGTTTCTTTAGCGAACGATACAGAATACGGACTCAGTGCATCGATTTGTACGAATAATTTAAGTTTATCGCAAAGGTTTATTGATGATATGGAAGTCGGAATGGTACACGTGAATTCAGAAACTGCAGGAGCAGAACCACAAGTTCCGTTTGGCGGAATGAAAAACTCTAGTGCTGGACCGCGTGAACAAGGAAAAGCGGCGAAAGAATTTTATACGAGAATAAAGACAGTATACGTAGATCAAGTATAA
- a CDS encoding DUF3870 domain-containing protein, whose protein sequence is MRKGTFFMAGHSRLPKGMAVRSMYETLTITIEADHKYHVIIEASCTLATEHGRDFVAQMLRGHSLQDGIEEIVQDIMDHYQGKAQNAIVSAVKDLHRQYVSYLNDEQPGREYEETTP, encoded by the coding sequence ATGCGTAAAGGGACATTTTTTATGGCAGGACATTCGAGACTTCCGAAAGGGATGGCTGTTCGCAGTATGTACGAGACACTAACAATTACAATTGAGGCAGATCATAAATATCATGTCATTATTGAAGCGTCATGTACGCTTGCGACAGAGCATGGTAGAGACTTCGTCGCTCAAATGTTGAGAGGGCATAGTTTGCAAGATGGTATTGAAGAAATCGTTCAAGATATTATGGACCATTATCAAGGAAAAGCGCAAAATGCTATCGTTAGTGCGGTAAAGGATTTACATCGCCAATATGTAAGTTATTTAAATGATGAACAGCCTGGGCGTGAGTACGAGGAAACAACACCATAA
- the glaH gene encoding glutarate dioxygenase GlaH: protein MSIITEQSTKMKFAKKYEGYEIVPHPEHKRLYHIVLNQQLLKQFFEEVKEHSEQSLQYIPYSRFNLADGMRKIFGQSFMDNIRGIVHDRETGGFTIGVQGETADPADYVKFATALTHLIGEPNFDAMTGTYYARFNVKDTDSSDSYLRQAYRLFTLHTDGTFVDEPTDWLLMMKIEEQNAVGGESRLLHLDDWEDLQKFRDHSLASVKVTYKAPPSKNAQEIVYRETFFDVNNAPCICFIDQFAYPDNIEQANYLKDLSYSVENSPATHALKLPIGDLVLLNNLFWMHGRAAFEKNKDLYRELMRQRGCFSK, encoded by the coding sequence ATGTCGATTATTACAGAACAAAGTACGAAGATGAAATTTGCAAAGAAATATGAGGGATATGAGATTGTTCCTCATCCGGAGCATAAGCGTTTATATCATATCGTGTTAAATCAGCAATTGCTTAAGCAGTTTTTTGAAGAGGTAAAAGAGCATTCAGAGCAGTCATTACAATACATTCCTTATTCTCGGTTTAATCTTGCGGATGGAATGAGAAAGATTTTTGGGCAATCATTTATGGATAACATTCGCGGCATTGTTCATGACCGTGAAACGGGCGGATTTACAATTGGGGTACAAGGTGAAACGGCAGATCCAGCAGACTACGTGAAATTTGCAACAGCGTTAACACATTTAATCGGGGAGCCAAACTTTGATGCAATGACAGGAACGTATTATGCTAGATTTAATGTGAAAGATACAGATAGCAGTGATTCTTACCTTCGTCAAGCGTACCGATTGTTTACACTTCATACAGACGGTACATTCGTTGATGAACCGACAGATTGGCTTCTTATGATGAAAATTGAAGAACAAAATGCAGTAGGAGGGGAATCCCGTTTACTACATTTAGATGATTGGGAAGATCTTCAGAAATTTAGAGATCATTCGCTCGCATCTGTTAAAGTTACGTATAAAGCACCACCAAGTAAAAATGCGCAAGAAATCGTCTATCGTGAAACGTTTTTTGATGTGAATAACGCACCATGTATTTGTTTTATTGATCAGTTCGCTTATCCAGATAATATTGAACAAGCAAACTATCTGAAAGATTTATCATATTCTGTTGAAAACTCACCAGCAACACATGCATTAAAATTACCAATTGGTGATTTAGTTCTTTTAAACAATTTATTTTGGATGCACGGAAGAGCTGCGTTTGAGAAAAATAAAGATTTATATAGAGAACTAATGCGTCAACGTGGTTGTTTTTCTAAATAA
- the lhgO gene encoding L-2-hydroxyglutarate oxidase codes for MYDFIIIGGGIVGLSTGMALTKKFPRAKIAIIEKEKELAHHQTGHNSGVIHSGIYYKPGSYKAKFAKEGNAAMVQFCKENDIAYDMCGKVIVATEKDELPLLHNLYERGLQNDLHIEKIGKEELAEIEPHVKGLGAIRVPSCGIADYRGVSYAFARLIQESGGEVHFGTTAERITEKKDAVTIETNQGVFKTKFLINCAGLHSDRIAKKTGILTDMKIVPFRGEYYELVPEKRHLVKHLIYPVPNPEFPFLGVHFTRMINGDVHAGPNAVLSFKREGYTKTDFDIKDFMETMTYAGFWKMAMPNMKEGIKEMVRSFSKQSFLKSLQHLIPELTEKDIVPTHAGVRAQAILSNGNMVDDFCIIPGINSLHICNAPSPAATASIKIGEEIAKQVPDVVAVRV; via the coding sequence ATGTATGACTTTATAATTATTGGCGGAGGAATTGTTGGGCTTTCAACTGGAATGGCTTTAACGAAAAAATTCCCTCGTGCGAAAATCGCGATCATTGAAAAAGAAAAGGAACTTGCACATCATCAAACTGGACATAATAGCGGAGTAATTCACTCTGGAATTTACTATAAACCAGGGAGTTATAAAGCGAAGTTTGCTAAAGAAGGAAATGCAGCTATGGTTCAATTTTGTAAAGAAAATGACATCGCTTATGACATGTGCGGAAAAGTAATTGTCGCTACAGAAAAGGACGAACTTCCTCTTTTACATAACTTATATGAAAGAGGCTTACAAAACGATTTACATATTGAAAAAATAGGTAAGGAAGAATTAGCTGAAATTGAACCTCATGTAAAAGGACTTGGGGCAATCCGTGTTCCTTCTTGTGGGATTGCTGATTATAGAGGAGTAAGTTATGCGTTTGCTCGCTTAATTCAGGAAAGCGGTGGGGAAGTACATTTTGGAACAACCGCAGAGCGTATTACTGAGAAGAAAGACGCTGTAACAATTGAGACAAATCAAGGTGTATTTAAAACGAAATTTCTCATTAACTGCGCCGGCTTACATAGCGATCGCATTGCGAAAAAGACAGGGATATTAACGGATATGAAAATTGTTCCGTTTCGTGGTGAATATTACGAACTTGTCCCAGAAAAACGCCATCTTGTAAAACATTTAATCTATCCAGTTCCAAATCCAGAATTCCCGTTTTTGGGTGTTCATTTCACAAGAATGATAAACGGAGACGTACATGCAGGACCAAATGCAGTATTAAGCTTCAAACGCGAAGGCTATACGAAAACGGACTTTGATATTAAAGACTTCATGGAAACAATGACATACGCAGGCTTTTGGAAAATGGCGATGCCCAATATGAAAGAAGGCATAAAAGAAATGGTGCGCTCATTTAGTAAACAATCATTCCTAAAAAGCTTACAGCACCTAATACCAGAACTTACAGAGAAAGATATCGTGCCAACCCATGCAGGTGTAAGGGCACAGGCTATTTTATCGAACGGAAATATGGTTGATGACTTCTGCATTATCCCTGGCATCAATTCTCTACATATTTGTAATGCGCCATCCCCAGCCGCAACGGCTAGTATAAAGATTGGTGAGGAAATTGCTAAGCAAGTGCCGGATGTGGTGGCGGTTAGGGTATGA
- a CDS encoding class I SAM-dependent methyltransferase, whose product MLKTKTKYQTWIRIYKLIIFLVISLILLLVTLLPVNLYLRVLSGIFALPFIYIAFILSYSVYQFAAFGGNYQSKIHDLIVAKVNWGGKEKILDIGTGSGSLIIKLAKTFPKSFLTGIDYWGGNWEYSKSQCQQNAEIEGVSDRIDFLKASAAELPFTDDEFDIIVSCLTFHEVKDRENKTEVIKEALRVLKPSGEFVFLDLFMDEKIFGDEIELLNVLKKHGVSELNSYKLAEEMELPKLLLNKKVLGNAMILSGRK is encoded by the coding sequence ATGTTGAAAACAAAAACTAAATATCAAACTTGGATACGAATTTACAAACTAATTATTTTTTTGGTTATTTCACTCATTCTTCTCTTGGTAACATTATTACCTGTTAATTTATATTTGCGAGTCCTGTCAGGTATTTTTGCGTTACCTTTTATTTATATAGCATTTATACTTTCTTATTCAGTTTACCAATTTGCAGCATTTGGTGGGAATTATCAGTCAAAAATACATGATTTAATTGTTGCCAAGGTGAATTGGGGTGGAAAAGAAAAAATACTAGATATAGGAACCGGTAGTGGCTCACTGATTATTAAACTGGCAAAGACTTTTCCTAAGTCCTTTCTAACTGGAATTGATTATTGGGGCGGAAATTGGGAATATTCCAAATCCCAATGCCAACAGAATGCTGAAATAGAAGGGGTCTCTGATAGAATTGATTTTCTGAAAGCAAGTGCTGCAGAACTCCCTTTTACTGATGATGAATTTGATATAATTGTAAGCTGTCTAACATTTCATGAAGTAAAAGATAGAGAAAATAAAACTGAAGTAATTAAAGAGGCATTAAGAGTGTTAAAACCTAGTGGTGAATTTGTTTTCTTAGATTTGTTTATGGATGAAAAAATATTTGGGGATGAAATAGAGCTCTTAAATGTCTTAAAGAAACATGGTGTATCTGAATTGAATAGCTACAAGCTTGCTGAAGAAATGGAGTTACCAAAACTCTTATTGAACAAAAAAGTATTAGGAAATGCAATGATTTTGAGTGGTAGGAAATAA
- a CDS encoding sigma-54 interaction domain-containing protein, with the protein MKQFDNFAVPTLHTLLSYVEEAISIVNTKGVMLYWNEAAEKMYDIRKEDIIGKNVQEFFSKEDIMNLKVLESGQPVRDIYHLPRPDKHVLISTTPIYDESNELIGSMSVERDITVTIKLNEKLSSTSEELQQLKQMIQHQQDDPFSTIKGSNATLQHIIHNMKKVAKTDATILITGESGVGKELFAQAIHEASLRSKQSFIPINCGAIPAALFESELFGYESGAYTGAAKGGKAGKLELANGGTLFLDEVGELPLDMQVKLLRALQEKEIYRIGGQTPKKINVRIVAATNRILEDMVLSGTFRSDLFYRLNVFTAHIPPLRERTDDISFLTHHFLKEFSFKYNKPAPFVHQEAMNRLHTYFWPGNIRELRNIIERLIVLHDGKEIREANILQLLPSQKSVYHTERSLTDEKKNLEKTRIVQTLEDTYGNKSIAAKKLGMSRANLYKKLKKYGITYEVER; encoded by the coding sequence ATGAAACAATTCGATAACTTTGCAGTTCCAACGTTGCATACACTCCTCTCTTACGTGGAAGAAGCGATTTCTATCGTAAATACGAAGGGCGTTATGTTGTACTGGAATGAGGCAGCAGAAAAAATGTATGACATAAGAAAAGAAGATATTATCGGCAAAAATGTGCAAGAGTTTTTTTCAAAGGAAGATATTATGAATTTGAAAGTTCTTGAGAGCGGGCAACCGGTTCGAGATATTTATCATCTTCCTCGGCCAGATAAGCATGTATTAATTAGTACGACTCCTATTTATGACGAAAGCAATGAATTAATTGGATCTATGTCTGTAGAAAGAGATATTACCGTAACGATTAAGTTAAATGAAAAATTATCCTCTACTTCTGAAGAATTACAGCAATTAAAGCAAATGATTCAGCATCAACAAGATGACCCCTTCAGCACGATTAAAGGAAGTAACGCAACACTTCAGCACATAATCCACAACATGAAAAAGGTAGCAAAAACAGATGCGACGATTTTAATTACAGGCGAAAGCGGCGTTGGGAAGGAACTCTTTGCCCAGGCCATTCATGAAGCAAGCCTGAGAAGTAAGCAATCTTTTATCCCGATTAATTGCGGCGCCATTCCTGCCGCCCTATTTGAAAGTGAGTTATTTGGTTATGAATCCGGAGCATATACTGGAGCCGCTAAGGGCGGAAAGGCAGGAAAGTTAGAATTAGCAAATGGCGGTACTTTATTTTTAGATGAAGTAGGCGAGCTCCCGCTTGATATGCAAGTAAAACTACTTCGCGCTTTACAAGAAAAAGAAATTTACCGGATTGGCGGACAAACGCCGAAAAAAATAAACGTAAGAATTGTCGCCGCAACGAATCGTATTTTAGAAGACATGGTGCTCAGCGGGACGTTTCGATCTGATTTGTTTTATAGATTAAATGTTTTTACGGCGCACATCCCGCCGCTGCGAGAGCGAACAGACGATATTTCCTTTTTAACTCATCATTTCTTAAAGGAATTTTCTTTTAAATATAACAAGCCCGCTCCATTCGTTCATCAAGAAGCAATGAACAGGCTACATACATATTTTTGGCCGGGTAATATTCGCGAACTACGCAATATAATAGAAAGATTAATTGTCCTTCATGACGGGAAAGAAATACGTGAAGCGAATATTTTACAACTATTACCTTCGCAAAAATCTGTCTATCATACAGAGCGCTCACTCACTGATGAGAAAAAGAACTTAGAGAAAACTAGAATTGTACAAACTCTCGAAGACACGTACGGAAATAAAAGCATCGCTGCGAAAAAGTTAGGCATGTCCCGGGCTAATTTATATAAGAAACTGAAGAAGTATGGGATTACTTATGAAGTAGAGCGATAA
- a CDS encoding proline racemase family protein, protein MKISKIYTTIDAHVAGEPLRIITGGVPVIKGETQLERRAYCMEHLDHLREILMYEPRGHHGMYGCIITPPASPHADFGVLFMHNEGWSTMCGHGIIAVITVGIETGMFEVTGEKQKFIIDSPAGEVIAYAKYNGSEVESVSFENVPSFVYKKDVPIKIDDYEFQVDIAFGGAFYAVVDCKEFGLKVDFKDLSAIQTWGGKIKHYIESQMEVKHPLEEDLKGIYGVIFSDEPKEKDATLRNVTIFADGQVDRSPCGTGTSARIATLFEKDALQKGEIFIHECITDGKFEGEVLSVTEVDKYEAVVPKVTGNAFITGFHQFVVDPRDDLNRGFLLG, encoded by the coding sequence ATGAAGATTAGTAAAATATACACAACAATTGATGCTCACGTAGCTGGGGAACCACTTCGAATTATTACGGGCGGAGTGCCAGTGATAAAGGGAGAAACACAACTAGAAAGACGCGCGTACTGCATGGAACATTTGGATCATCTTCGTGAGATTCTTATGTATGAACCGAGAGGACATCACGGGATGTACGGTTGTATCATTACTCCGCCTGCAAGTCCTCATGCTGATTTTGGCGTATTATTTATGCATAATGAAGGCTGGAGTACGATGTGTGGTCATGGCATTATCGCTGTTATTACAGTTGGAATTGAAACAGGTATGTTTGAAGTAACAGGTGAAAAACAAAAATTCATTATTGATAGCCCTGCTGGGGAAGTTATTGCGTACGCAAAATATAACGGAAGCGAAGTTGAGTCAGTATCATTCGAAAACGTTCCTTCGTTCGTATATAAAAAAGACGTTCCTATCAAAATAGATGACTATGAATTCCAAGTAGATATCGCGTTTGGCGGAGCATTCTACGCTGTTGTAGACTGTAAAGAATTTGGTTTGAAAGTAGATTTCAAAGACTTATCTGCTATTCAAACGTGGGGCGGTAAAATTAAACATTATATTGAAAGTCAAATGGAAGTAAAGCACCCACTTGAAGAAGATTTAAAAGGAATATACGGCGTTATTTTCTCAGATGAACCGAAAGAAAAAGACGCTACTTTACGAAATGTCACGATCTTTGCTGATGGGCAAGTAGACCGTTCCCCTTGTGGCACAGGAACTTCCGCAAGAATCGCAACCCTTTTTGAAAAAGATGCCTTACAAAAAGGAGAGATTTTCATCCACGAATGCATTACTGACGGCAAATTTGAGGGAGAAGTATTGTCGGTAACAGAAGTAGATAAATATGAAGCTGTCGTTCCGAAAGTAACGGGGAATGCATTTATTACAGGATTCCACCAGTTTGTTGTAGATCCGAGGGATGATTTGAATCGGGGGTTTTTGTTAGGATAG
- a CDS encoding ornithine cyclodeaminase family protein, with the protein MLVISANEQRNLVNMNEVIEYASLALKEFSAERTITPIRGSLPFANEQNTALIMPSVAEGLGALGLKVVTVAPHNKKIGKKTINGIVMLSDFQTGEPLALLEGSYLTMIRTGALSGVATKHLARHNAKNLCIIGTGEQAKGIAEAVLAVRDIEKIILYNRTEEKAYAFAQYIQEKFNKPAYVYSNANEAISEADIIVTTTNASTPVFTETLQKGVHINAVGSFRPSMQELPSHAIANANKVVVESKEAALEETGDLQVPIKEGLFEASNLHAELGQIISGEKAGRENDEEITIFKSVGLAVVDIIVAKYLYEKAVERGVGSSIEF; encoded by the coding sequence ATGCTAGTCATAAGCGCAAATGAACAAAGAAACTTAGTAAATATGAACGAAGTCATTGAATACGCGTCGCTTGCTTTAAAAGAGTTTTCCGCAGAAAGAACGATCACACCAATACGCGGCTCATTACCATTTGCGAACGAGCAAAATACCGCATTAATTATGCCTTCAGTAGCGGAAGGACTTGGGGCTCTTGGTTTAAAAGTAGTAACAGTAGCTCCTCATAATAAAAAGATTGGAAAGAAAACGATAAACGGGATCGTTATGCTATCAGATTTTCAAACGGGAGAACCGCTCGCACTTTTAGAAGGTTCGTACTTAACGATGATCCGAACAGGCGCTTTATCAGGTGTAGCGACAAAACATTTAGCTCGTCATAACGCGAAAAACTTATGCATTATCGGTACAGGGGAACAAGCGAAAGGAATTGCAGAAGCTGTACTCGCCGTTAGGGATATCGAAAAAATCATTCTATATAACCGAACGGAAGAAAAAGCCTATGCATTTGCACAATATATACAAGAGAAATTCAATAAACCTGCATACGTCTATTCCAATGCAAATGAAGCAATAAGCGAAGCAGACATCATCGTCACAACAACGAATGCATCCACACCAGTCTTCACAGAAACATTGCAAAAAGGCGTCCACATAAACGCCGTCGGCTCATTCAGACCGAGCATGCAAGAACTACCATCCCATGCTATCGCTAATGCAAACAAAGTAGTAGTCGAATCAAAAGAAGCGGCACTAGAAGAAACGGGTGACCTTCAAGTTCCGATCAAAGAAGGCTTATTCGAAGCGAGCAACCTCCACGCCGAACTCGGTCAAATTATAAGCGGAGAAAAAGCCGGCCGCGAAAACGATGAAGAGATTACTATTTTCAAATCAGTTGGTTTGGCAGTAGTAGATATTATCGTTGCGAAGTATTTGTATGAGAAAGCGGTGGAGCGTGGGGTTGGGAGTAGTATTGAGTTTTGA
- a CDS encoding DUF6236 family protein encodes MSFRYLYYPTMTFPNNDWLKRVLLYSDGVASIVPYELQNMIGYDFELLQDLGEFSMLSPEPYLWNKEFENEVIEHFNSKEYQDIVAKLKGNQYFDIHQSKLSYAMTDLLQRHQMFVEDGDWYKVPKKVADSYMGILAKHMGRYHDYIPTTDKMVHENLIYATRDRHAGRIAGKISLLNCLPVPSRQTPFEDIIAFKRERREELLTFRQMLLKNVQDLSKCDDEDEFRLLVTVFQEEMEQETLKIQRLLKEKRINFMLEGFKSLLEVRNPLMWAAAYTLLTNNNMSQSSSILAAGGLMVGYQYIKARSEVRSDLINSPYAYIFHAQTRFGAPSYNSRSISLNQK; translated from the coding sequence ATGAGTTTTCGATATTTATATTATCCAACGATGACATTTCCAAATAATGATTGGCTAAAGAGAGTTCTGCTTTATTCAGATGGAGTAGCGTCAATTGTCCCTTACGAGTTACAAAATATGATAGGGTACGATTTTGAACTACTACAGGATCTTGGAGAATTTAGTATGTTAAGTCCTGAGCCATATCTTTGGAATAAAGAATTTGAAAATGAAGTTATAGAACACTTTAATTCTAAAGAGTATCAAGATATTGTTGCAAAGTTAAAAGGAAATCAGTATTTTGATATCCATCAGTCTAAATTATCATATGCAATGACAGACTTATTACAAAGGCATCAAATGTTTGTTGAAGATGGTGATTGGTACAAGGTTCCAAAAAAAGTAGCTGATAGTTATATGGGAATACTAGCTAAGCATATGGGGAGATACCATGACTATATACCTACAACAGATAAAATGGTACATGAAAATTTAATTTATGCTACAAGAGATAGACATGCAGGAAGAATTGCTGGGAAAATCAGTCTATTAAATTGTCTTCCTGTCCCTTCAAGGCAAACACCTTTTGAAGACATTATTGCTTTTAAAAGAGAGCGAAGAGAAGAGTTATTGACTTTTAGGCAGATGTTATTAAAAAATGTACAGGATTTAAGTAAATGTGATGATGAAGATGAATTCAGATTGCTTGTAACAGTTTTTCAAGAAGAAATGGAACAGGAAACACTTAAAATACAAAGGCTTTTAAAGGAAAAACGGATTAATTTTATGTTGGAGGGATTTAAATCGTTATTAGAAGTAAGAAATCCGCTTATGTGGGCAGCAGCATATACTTTGTTAACAAACAATAATATGTCTCAATCAAGTAGTATATTAGCGGCTGGGGGATTGATGGTAGGATATCAATATATAAAAGCGCGATCGGAAGTAAGAAGTGATTTAATTAATTCTCCTTATGCATATATTTTTCATGCTCAAACTCGATTTGGCGCACCAAGTTATAATTCCCGTTCAATCTCACTTAATCAAAAATAG
- a CDS encoding GTPase family protein: protein MSNHENVKFDQIDDLLKSIYEMLSNSKLPEMIKGKIKEELKQLKEFALDARPARIAIVGRRGAGKSSFINAVFSELRAEIGDVKARTGIGKWHTYKSNSGNLEILDTRGLGEADRPEEEISKVSAIEEVQTSIKEKCPDVILFLSKAKEVSSRIDEDMMQLLELKRAIQQEHEYDVPIIGVVTQVDELSPKSVSTPPFNHEVKQKNIDEAIGVLSTKLCDTVSNPVKVIPICCYVEFENNEIVYDIRWNVDTLLDYLIEQLPNEAQMILARLSKVKAVQRKVAKRIGKAIAGITGGIGASPIPLADLPIITSLQMGMVTSIALISGRKVDKKGVIEFFAALGLNMATGFVLRQAARQLLKLIPGAGNVISGAIASAGTYALCEAAIEYFIDEKPMNSVKEAYKDVYNTKKNEVEKKVVLN, encoded by the coding sequence ATGAGTAATCATGAAAATGTGAAATTTGACCAAATTGATGATTTGTTAAAATCTATTTACGAGATGCTGTCCAATTCGAAGTTACCCGAAATGATAAAAGGAAAAATAAAAGAAGAACTTAAACAATTGAAGGAATTTGCATTGGATGCGAGACCTGCAAGAATTGCTATAGTAGGGAGAAGAGGAGCGGGAAAATCAAGTTTTATCAACGCCGTTTTTAGTGAATTGAGAGCTGAAATTGGTGATGTAAAGGCGAGAACAGGTATCGGGAAGTGGCATACATATAAATCTAATTCAGGTAACCTGGAAATACTTGATACAAGAGGATTAGGTGAAGCTGATCGACCAGAAGAAGAAATTTCAAAGGTATCTGCAATAGAAGAGGTACAAACTTCAATAAAAGAAAAGTGTCCAGATGTAATATTGTTTTTAAGTAAGGCTAAAGAAGTGAGTTCAAGAATCGATGAAGATATGATGCAACTTCTAGAATTGAAGAGAGCGATTCAGCAAGAACATGAATATGATGTACCAATCATAGGAGTTGTAACTCAAGTGGATGAATTAAGTCCAAAGTCTGTGAGTACTCCCCCATTTAATCATGAAGTAAAACAAAAAAATATTGATGAAGCGATAGGGGTTTTATCAACAAAATTATGTGACACCGTTTCAAATCCAGTTAAAGTGATACCTATTTGTTGTTATGTGGAATTTGAAAATAATGAAATAGTGTATGATATAAGATGGAATGTAGATACTTTATTAGATTATCTTATTGAACAGTTACCCAATGAGGCGCAAATGATTCTGGCAAGGTTGTCAAAAGTTAAAGCTGTTCAGAGAAAAGTAGCAAAGCGAATAGGGAAGGCGATTGCGGGGATAACAGGAGGTATTGGAGCAAGTCCAATACCATTGGCTGATTTACCCATAATAACAAGTTTGCAGATGGGAATGGTTACTTCTATTGCATTAATTAGTGGGAGAAAAGTTGATAAAAAGGGAGTAATTGAATTCTTTGCCGCTTTAGGATTAAATATGGCTACAGGGTTTGTTTTAAGACAAGCAGCCCGTCAATTACTAAAACTTATTCCTGGTGCGGGTAACGTTATTTCGGGGGCAATTGCTTCAGCAGGTACATACGCTTTATGTGAAGCGGCCATCGAGTATTTTATAGATGAAAAGCCGATGAACAGTGTAAAAGAAGCATATAAAGATGTATATAATACGAAGAAAAATGAAGTTGAAAAGAAAGTAGTGTTAAATTAA